From a single Francisella halioticida genomic region:
- a CDS encoding inositol oxygenase family protein, protein MSQTAENTFGEFRNYTDSKFQDRVERTYREMHINQNPDYVAQMKQKYFKLELGNMDVYEVFKLLENVHDESDPDNDLPQIEHAYQTAEACQNKFLKNNTEIRDNALIRSLFRDHEWQSIPKVWQDFYSEKQSLNHLYGHIKDWSWFPLVGFVHDLGKIMTLPEYGELPQWSTVGDTYPVACPFASANVFSHKEFIKNSKNYDKYDSQSETDYGKYKKECGFDNVNMSFGHDEYVYKVFEQGSDIPYEGLYLLRYHSFYPWHTPQTGGLAYQELANEKDWLLLPLLKAFQKADLYSKLPELPPKEVLEKKYKNLLDKWVPKKKINW, encoded by the coding sequence GTGTCTCAAACAGCTGAAAATACATTTGGTGAATTTCGTAACTATACTGACAGTAAGTTTCAAGATCGAGTAGAGAGAACTTATAGAGAAATGCATATCAATCAAAATCCTGATTATGTTGCTCAAATGAAACAAAAATACTTTAAGCTTGAGCTTGGAAACATGGATGTCTATGAGGTATTTAAACTTCTTGAAAATGTTCATGATGAAAGTGATCCAGATAATGATCTACCACAAATAGAACATGCTTATCAAACAGCCGAAGCATGTCAAAATAAATTTTTAAAAAATAATACTGAGATTAGAGATAATGCATTAATTAGATCTTTATTTAGAGATCATGAATGGCAAAGTATTCCTAAAGTTTGGCAAGATTTTTATTCTGAAAAACAAAGTTTAAATCACTTATATGGTCATATTAAAGACTGGTCCTGGTTTCCACTAGTTGGTTTTGTACATGACTTAGGTAAAATCATGACTTTACCAGAATATGGAGAATTACCTCAATGGTCAACCGTTGGTGATACATACCCCGTTGCTTGTCCTTTTGCTAGTGCAAATGTTTTTTCTCATAAAGAATTTATTAAAAATTCTAAAAACTATGATAAATATGATTCACAATCAGAAACTGATTATGGAAAATATAAAAAAGAATGTGGTTTTGATAATGTTAATATGAGCTTTGGCCATGATGAATACGTTTATAAAGTTTTTGAACAAGGTAGTGACATACCTTATGAAGGATTATATCTTCTTCGTTATCATTCTTTTTATCCATGGCACACACCCCAAACAGGTGGATTAGCATATCAAGAACTTGCTAATGAAAAAGACTGGTTACTGCTTCCTTTATTAAAAGCTTTCCAAAAAGCAGATTTGTATTCAAAACTACCTGAACTACCTCCTAAAGAAGTTCTAGAGAAAAAATATAAGAATCTTTTAGATAAATGGGTTCCTAAAAAGAAAATAAATTGGTGA
- the lptE gene encoding LPS assembly lipoprotein LptE, which translates to MKMRKYIILIFVFLLGSCGFLHPRGVVSATSTDAGNFSSLVGTKFYIESNNHNSISNNIKRNLKAYKAIIVNDDKNADYIVNIQDVKEDTKLTSVVGGASNNTYQLYYRVTYNVVKPNNKTPVIPDNTIDAQQFWQSNSGTQLAQNYQADRIFNYLQTNTVPRIVTQIAALLPSKTPNKLSQKHTA; encoded by the coding sequence TTGAAAATGAGAAAGTATATAATTTTAATATTCGTTTTTTTACTAGGTTCATGTGGCTTCCTCCATCCTCGAGGAGTTGTTAGTGCTACAAGCACAGATGCTGGAAATTTTAGCAGTTTAGTTGGTACAAAATTTTATATTGAGAGTAATAACCATAACTCTATTTCTAACAATATCAAAAGGAATTTAAAAGCATATAAAGCTATAATAGTAAATGATGATAAGAATGCAGATTATATAGTAAATATACAAGATGTTAAAGAGGATACAAAACTAACAAGTGTAGTAGGTGGAGCATCAAATAATACTTACCAACTATATTATAGAGTTACATATAATGTTGTCAAACCTAATAACAAAACTCCTGTTATACCAGATAATACAATTGATGCACAACAGTTCTGGCAATCAAACTCTGGTACTCAATTAGCTCAAAACTATCAAGCTGATAGGATATTCAACTATCTTCAAACAAATACAGTACCAAGAATTGTTACTCAGATTGCAGCATTATTACCGAGTAAAACCCCTAATAAGTTATCACAAAAACACACAGCCTAA
- the uxaC gene encoding glucuronate isomerase — protein sequence MLSDNVLMPVDKQTRDLALEIYQHIKNLPIISPHGHTDPIWFDENKHFENPVELLIKPDHYIFRMFYSQGLRLEDFGITRKDSKDVETDPKKIWQKVAENWYLFRGTQVGLWFDAQLKNVFNYNKSFTPETADELYEHIDNCLKQKEFLPREICNRFNIKAIATTDDVADDLVHHKNIANSDFKCQVIPTFRPDSVTKPELHPVHKNIKKLAKKLNTKIDSYDDFIKVLAERREFFKTNGATASDHGVTVPNTYDLDKTERRNLFKKVVSNTATITEKQVFSGQMLTEMAKMATDDGLVMQIHAGVFRNHNTRIQRKFGNDKGCDIPLKCDYVNGLYPLLSKVGNNRNFKTVLFTMDESTYSRELAPLAGHYPSVFLGPPWWFNDSAEGMKRFRHAVTETAGFYNCSGFIDDTRALLSIPVRHDIARRIDAVYLAEMVLLGRISKTDALDIAYDLTYTQSIKIFNINITEK from the coding sequence ATGTTAAGCGATAACGTATTAATGCCTGTAGATAAACAAACAAGGGATTTAGCTCTTGAAATTTATCAACATATCAAAAACCTGCCAATAATCAGTCCTCATGGTCATACTGATCCTATATGGTTTGATGAAAATAAGCATTTTGAAAATCCAGTCGAACTTCTTATAAAACCTGATCATTATATTTTTAGAATGTTTTATTCTCAAGGCTTAAGGTTAGAGGATTTTGGTATCACAAGAAAAGATAGTAAAGATGTTGAAACAGATCCTAAAAAAATATGGCAGAAAGTTGCAGAAAATTGGTATTTATTTAGAGGTACCCAAGTTGGTTTATGGTTTGATGCTCAGTTAAAAAATGTATTTAATTATAACAAATCATTTACTCCTGAAACCGCCGATGAACTATATGAGCATATTGATAATTGTTTAAAACAAAAGGAATTCCTCCCACGTGAAATATGTAATAGATTTAATATAAAAGCCATTGCAACTACTGATGATGTTGCTGATGATTTAGTTCATCATAAAAATATTGCTAATTCAGATTTTAAATGCCAGGTAATACCTACATTTCGCCCAGATAGTGTTACAAAGCCAGAGCTACACCCAGTACATAAAAATATAAAAAAACTAGCTAAAAAACTTAATACAAAAATTGACTCATATGATGATTTTATTAAGGTTTTAGCAGAAAGACGTGAATTCTTTAAAACAAATGGCGCTACTGCTTCTGATCATGGTGTTACAGTTCCAAACACTTATGATTTAGATAAAACTGAGCGTCGTAACTTATTTAAAAAAGTAGTTTCCAATACTGCTACAATTACAGAAAAACAAGTATTTAGTGGTCAAATGCTTACAGAAATGGCAAAAATGGCCACAGATGATGGACTTGTTATGCAAATTCACGCAGGAGTATTTAGGAATCATAATACAAGAATTCAAAGAAAATTTGGTAATGATAAAGGTTGTGATATTCCACTTAAATGTGACTATGTAAATGGTTTATACCCTCTTCTAAGCAAAGTAGGAAATAATCGAAATTTTAAAACTGTATTATTTACTATGGATGAATCAACTTATTCACGTGAATTAGCCCCTTTAGCAGGACACTATCCTAGTGTTTTCTTAGGTCCGCCATGGTGGTTTAATGATTCCGCTGAAGGAATGAAAAGATTCCGCCATGCTGTAACAGAAACTGCAGGCTTTTATAACTGTTCAGGATTTATAGATGATACACGTGCCCTACTTTCTATACCAGTTAGACATGATATTGCTAGGCGTATTGATGCAGTATACCTAGCTGAGATGGTTCTTTTAGGTAGAATATCTAAAACTGATGCTTTAGATATTGCTTATGATTTAACTTACACTCAATCTATTAAAATATTTAATATAAATATTACAGAGAAATAA
- the dcd gene encoding dCTP deaminase: protein MSIKSDKWIKKMSQGHAMIEPFEAGQVKLANNERIVSYGTSSYGYDVRCADEFKIFTNINSSIVDPKHFDDKNFVDFKGDVCIIPPNSFALARTVEKFKIPRDVLVVCLGKSTYARCGIIVNVTPLEPEWEGYVTLEFSNTTPLPAKIYANEGVAQMLFFQSDEQCETSYADKGGKYQGQEGVTLPKC from the coding sequence ATGTCTATAAAATCAGATAAATGGATAAAAAAAATGTCCCAAGGCCATGCAATGATAGAACCCTTTGAGGCTGGACAAGTTAAGCTTGCTAATAATGAGAGAATAGTTTCTTATGGTACATCAAGTTACGGTTATGATGTCCGTTGTGCAGATGAATTTAAAATTTTCACAAATATTAACTCTTCAATAGTAGATCCTAAACATTTTGATGATAAGAACTTTGTTGATTTTAAAGGTGATGTTTGTATTATTCCCCCTAATTCATTTGCTCTTGCGCGGACTGTTGAAAAGTTTAAAATTCCTAGGGACGTTTTAGTTGTATGTTTAGGTAAGTCAACTTATGCTAGATGTGGAATTATTGTAAATGTGACACCTCTTGAACCTGAGTGGGAAGGTTATGTAACATTAGAATTTTCAAATACGACTCCTTTACCAGCTAAAATATATGCTAATGAGGGCGTTGCTCAAATGTTATTTTTCCAATCAGATGAACAGTGTGAGACATCATACGCTGATAAAGGCGGGAAATATCAAGGCCAAGAAGGTGTAACACTTCCTAAGTGCTAA
- a CDS encoding sugar porter family MFS transporter, translated as MQSQQKSAKVYVIIIVAVAAIGGLLFGFDTSIIAGATPFVQKEFSAEHWQLELVVSFCVLGAFFGALISGYFTDKFGRKKAMIATSLLFIVGTLIASLAPNIETLIFGRFMLGAAIGIASYAAPLFIAEVAPASKRGSLVLWNGAFLTGGQVIAFLVDYYFTSNGSWRAMVATGLIPAIMLFIGMCFMPYSPKWLFSKGRKHEAYETLAKIRETEHDITEELSAIKNNLENSNRLKFSAIFCKKVRPVLYIGLVLGIFQQFFGINTVMYYGPYIMLNIGFHGAETKILMTLSLGIVNFVATIITIIYIDRLGRRKFLLIGSAMAALSLFSMIYLLNNVTSGATAILALTCLLVYIVGYCISVGSLFWLIISEIFPLNVRASAMSFVASIQWLANFVVAATFLTILTSLGISFTFGIYACIAALAFVITYFFVPETKGIHLETIENNLNKGVPTRYLGKDDYSFTN; from the coding sequence ATGCAATCTCAACAAAAATCAGCTAAGGTATATGTAATTATAATCGTTGCTGTAGCAGCAATAGGTGGATTATTATTTGGCTTTGATACATCTATTATTGCTGGTGCAACACCCTTTGTCCAGAAAGAATTTTCAGCCGAGCACTGGCAGTTAGAGCTAGTTGTTAGCTTCTGCGTTTTAGGTGCATTCTTTGGTGCTCTTATAAGTGGTTACTTTACAGATAAATTTGGACGCAAAAAAGCTATGATTGCTACAAGTTTGCTTTTTATAGTTGGAACTTTAATAGCATCGTTAGCCCCAAATATAGAAACTTTGATATTTGGTAGATTTATGCTTGGTGCAGCTATAGGTATTGCTTCATACGCAGCTCCTTTATTTATTGCAGAAGTTGCTCCAGCATCTAAAAGAGGTTCTTTAGTACTTTGGAATGGAGCATTTCTTACTGGTGGACAAGTTATAGCCTTTCTTGTTGATTACTATTTTACTAGTAATGGTAGTTGGCGTGCTATGGTAGCAACAGGATTAATTCCAGCTATCATGTTATTTATAGGAATGTGTTTTATGCCTTACTCACCTAAATGGCTATTTTCTAAAGGTAGGAAACATGAAGCCTATGAGACTTTAGCTAAGATTCGAGAAACTGAACATGATATTACAGAAGAGTTATCTGCTATTAAAAATAACTTAGAAAACTCCAATAGACTAAAATTTTCAGCAATTTTTTGCAAAAAAGTTCGTCCTGTTCTTTATATAGGTTTAGTGCTTGGTATATTCCAACAGTTCTTTGGTATAAATACTGTTATGTATTATGGTCCATACATCATGTTAAATATTGGTTTCCACGGAGCTGAAACTAAAATTCTAATGACATTGTCTCTAGGTATTGTAAATTTTGTTGCAACAATAATTACTATTATATATATTGATAGATTAGGTAGAAGAAAATTTTTACTAATTGGATCTGCCATGGCAGCACTAAGTTTATTTAGCATGATCTATTTACTAAACAATGTTACAAGTGGGGCTACTGCTATACTGGCTCTAACGTGTTTATTAGTATATATTGTCGGTTACTGTATAAGTGTAGGATCTCTTTTCTGGTTAATCATATCAGAAATCTTCCCATTAAATGTAAGAGCATCTGCTATGAGCTTTGTTGCATCTATTCAATGGTTAGCTAATTTTGTAGTTGCTGCAACATTCTTAACTATATTGACAAGCTTAGGTATTTCGTTTACTTTTGGGATATATGCTTGTATCGCAGCTTTAGCTTTTGTTATTACATACTTCTTTGTTCCAGAGACTAAAGGCATACATCTTGAAACTATTGAAAATAATCTTAATAAAGGTGTTCCTACAAGATATTTAGGCAAAGATGATTATAGTTTTACAAATTAA
- a CDS encoding mechanosensitive ion channel family protein: MYQLKDFYANMLNKYSGLAGILSFLTIFLIILFCAWIINKILKKYIVTIVNKFVIKLGPDLGEVLIKYKVFNRLSHIGPGLLIYLAINICTNSEHVWTINLVNTIQLIAQIYITLTIILFCISFVDAIFNYFQKLPYFKQHSLKSYAQVIKIILYFVAFILIVSQLLNKSPIAFLTGLGALSAVLMLVFKDTILGFVSNIQVAALDLVRVGDWITIPSASVDGDVMEVSVNTVKIRNFDKTISTIPTYTLINNSVQNWRGMVETGGRRIKRSVNIDIDTIKFCNEEMLETLTKEPLLQDFIASKKNEKLTNITLFRVYIENYLRNHPKIHTGLTFLIRELQPSEIGLPVELYIFTNDTNWVNYENIQANIFDYIFASLHIFDLKAFQAITGRIFK, translated from the coding sequence ATGTATCAATTAAAAGATTTCTATGCCAATATGCTTAATAAATATAGTGGGCTTGCTGGAATATTAAGTTTTTTAACAATCTTTTTAATAATACTGTTTTGTGCATGGATCATTAATAAAATTCTTAAGAAATATATAGTAACAATTGTAAATAAATTTGTAATAAAGCTTGGTCCTGATTTAGGAGAAGTATTAATAAAATATAAAGTTTTTAACAGGCTATCACATATTGGACCTGGACTACTCATTTATTTAGCTATAAACATTTGCACTAATTCTGAGCATGTCTGGACAATCAATTTAGTTAATACTATTCAGTTAATTGCACAAATATATATAACTTTAACTATAATTTTATTTTGTATATCTTTTGTAGATGCTATTTTTAATTATTTTCAAAAACTTCCTTATTTTAAGCAACATTCTTTAAAAAGCTATGCTCAAGTAATCAAAATAATACTATATTTTGTGGCTTTTATATTAATAGTTTCACAACTACTAAATAAATCTCCTATTGCTTTTTTAACAGGTTTAGGTGCTTTATCAGCAGTGTTAATGTTAGTTTTTAAAGATACAATACTAGGTTTTGTGTCAAATATTCAAGTCGCTGCTCTTGATTTAGTAAGAGTTGGTGATTGGATTACTATTCCATCTGCAAGTGTTGATGGAGATGTTATGGAAGTTTCTGTTAATACTGTAAAAATACGTAATTTTGATAAAACAATATCTACAATTCCAACATATACGCTTATTAATAATAGTGTTCAAAACTGGCGAGGAATGGTTGAAACTGGTGGACGTAGAATTAAACGTTCTGTGAATATTGATATTGATACTATTAAATTTTGTAATGAAGAAATGCTAGAAACTCTAACAAAAGAACCTCTTTTACAAGATTTTATTGCTAGTAAGAAAAATGAAAAATTAACAAATATAACTTTATTTAGAGTATATATTGAAAATTACTTGCGTAACCATCCAAAAATACATACTGGCTTAACTTTTTTAATTAGAGAGCTACAACCTAGTGAAATAGGTTTACCAGTTGAGTTATATATTTTCACAAATGATACAAACTGGGTAAATTATGAAAATATTCAGGCAAATATTTTTGATTATATATTTGCTAGTTTACATATCTTCGATTTAAAGGCTTTCCAAGCAATTACAGGAAGAATTTTTAAATAA
- the leuS gene encoding leucine--tRNA ligase yields MSEYNFSQIEQKSQNYWRENNSFKAVKNKNKEKFYCLSMLPYPSGTLHMGHVRNYTIGDVIARYQKMQGKNVLHPMGWDAFGLPAENAAIKHKRSPAEWTKSNIAHMRKQLDSLGFSFDWSREIATCDEDYYKWEQWFFIQLYKKGLAYRKNSIVNWDPVDQTVLANEQVIDGRGWRSGALVEKKDIPQWFLKITDYANELLKDISKLDNWPDAVKTMQTNWIGKSKGITVKFKIKSSNQDIEVFTTRPDTLMGVSYLGIAPEHPLALAEAETNPKLANFIKECKKSSTMEADLATQEKKGFKTAIKVIHPISNEIIDVWVANFVLMGYGSGAVMAVPAHDQRDWEFAQKYDIALKQVIDSNDKKLKVDLEKEAFTEKGILINSDEFNGLNFKKAYQAIKKYLLDNSKGVETTNFRIHDWGISRQRYWGCPIPMIHCDNCGVVPEEEENLPVKLPTDVTLTEAGSPLKDMPGFLNVKCPKCGSQAKRETDTFDTFFESSWYYARYACPTATKMLSEEANYWLPVDKYIGGIEHAIMHLLYSRFFYKLMRDEGLITSDEPFSNLLTQGMVLKDGAKMSKSKGNTVDPQELIDMYGADTVRLFSMFAAPPEQSLEWSETGVEGANKFLRKVFNYAQQNKDALSKKISIDINKLVKEDKKTRFEIYSNLKQAIFDFDKSQFNTVVSACMKILNTLNNYDNLCDGVKTEGYSILLRVLAPFTPHICHYLWQNLNLGDNILHTEFPIVDKKALVKDEFLLVVQINGKLKAKLELDASLIRTEIENYVLEDEHVKAFIECKQIIKIIYIPQKLINIVVK; encoded by the coding sequence ATGAGTGAATATAACTTTAGTCAAATAGAACAAAAATCTCAAAATTACTGGCGTGAAAATAATTCTTTTAAAGCTGTAAAAAATAAAAATAAAGAAAAATTCTATTGTTTATCAATGCTACCATATCCAAGTGGTACCTTACATATGGGCCATGTAAGAAACTATACTATCGGTGATGTTATCGCCCGTTATCAAAAAATGCAAGGTAAAAATGTCCTTCATCCAATGGGGTGGGATGCTTTTGGTCTACCTGCAGAAAATGCTGCTATTAAGCATAAGAGATCTCCCGCAGAATGGACAAAAAGCAATATTGCTCATATGAGAAAACAGCTTGATTCTTTAGGTTTTAGTTTTGACTGGTCAAGAGAAATTGCTACCTGTGATGAAGATTACTATAAATGGGAGCAATGGTTTTTTATCCAACTTTATAAAAAGGGGTTAGCGTATCGTAAGAACTCAATAGTAAACTGGGATCCAGTAGATCAGACGGTTTTAGCTAATGAACAAGTTATAGATGGTAGAGGTTGGAGATCTGGAGCTTTAGTTGAGAAAAAAGACATACCCCAGTGGTTTTTAAAGATTACTGATTATGCCAATGAACTTTTAAAAGATATATCTAAACTAGATAATTGGCCAGATGCTGTAAAGACTATGCAAACAAATTGGATTGGTAAATCAAAAGGAATAACAGTTAAATTTAAGATTAAAAGTTCTAATCAAGATATTGAGGTCTTTACAACTCGTCCTGATACTTTAATGGGAGTAAGCTATCTTGGTATAGCTCCTGAGCACCCTCTTGCTTTAGCAGAAGCAGAAACGAATCCTAAGTTAGCAAATTTTATTAAAGAGTGTAAGAAATCTTCAACAATGGAAGCCGATTTAGCTACACAAGAGAAAAAAGGCTTTAAAACAGCTATAAAAGTAATTCATCCAATCTCTAATGAAATAATAGATGTTTGGGTAGCAAATTTTGTACTTATGGGCTATGGATCAGGTGCTGTAATGGCTGTTCCTGCCCATGATCAAAGAGATTGGGAATTTGCACAAAAATATGATATTGCTTTAAAACAAGTTATTGATTCTAATGATAAAAAATTAAAAGTTGATCTAGAGAAAGAGGCTTTTACAGAAAAAGGTATTTTAATAAACTCTGATGAGTTTAATGGCTTGAATTTCAAAAAAGCTTATCAAGCAATAAAAAAATATCTTCTTGATAATAGCAAAGGGGTTGAGACAACAAACTTCAGAATCCATGATTGGGGTATTTCCCGCCAAAGATACTGGGGTTGTCCTATTCCAATGATTCATTGTGATAATTGTGGTGTAGTTCCTGAAGAAGAAGAGAATCTACCTGTTAAATTGCCTACAGATGTAACTCTTACAGAAGCTGGATCTCCATTAAAAGATATGCCCGGTTTCTTAAATGTTAAATGTCCTAAATGTGGTTCTCAAGCAAAAAGAGAGACTGATACTTTTGATACTTTTTTTGAGTCCTCGTGGTATTATGCAAGATATGCCTGCCCTACTGCTACTAAGATGCTAAGTGAAGAAGCAAACTACTGGTTACCTGTAGATAAGTACATTGGTGGTATTGAGCATGCGATTATGCATTTATTATACTCAAGATTTTTTTATAAATTGATGCGTGATGAAGGCTTAATAACTTCTGATGAACCTTTTAGTAACTTACTTACTCAAGGTATGGTTCTCAAAGATGGCGCAAAAATGTCAAAATCTAAAGGTAATACAGTTGATCCCCAAGAATTAATAGATATGTATGGTGCTGATACTGTAAGACTATTCAGTATGTTTGCAGCACCTCCTGAACAATCTCTAGAGTGGTCAGAAACAGGAGTTGAAGGGGCTAATAAATTTTTACGTAAAGTATTTAATTATGCTCAACAAAACAAAGATGCATTATCAAAAAAAATAAGTATTGATATAAATAAATTAGTAAAAGAAGATAAAAAAACTCGTTTTGAAATATATTCAAACTTAAAGCAAGCTATTTTTGATTTTGATAAAAGTCAATTTAATACTGTAGTTTCTGCTTGTATGAAAATTCTAAATACTCTAAATAACTATGATAACCTTTGTGATGGTGTTAAAACTGAAGGATATAGTATTTTACTAAGAGTATTAGCCCCATTTACTCCGCATATTTGCCACTATTTATGGCAAAATCTTAATTTAGGTGATAATATTTTACATACGGAGTTTCCTATAGTTGATAAAAAAGCTTTAGTTAAAGATGAGTTTTTATTGGTTGTTCAAATAAATGGTAAGCTAAAAGCGAAATTAGAATTAGATGCATCATTAATTAGAACAGAAATTGAAAATTATGTTTTAGAAGATGAGCATGTTAAAGCATTTATTGAATGTAAACAAATTATTAAAATAATTTATATACCACAAAAACTTATAAATATAGTAGTTAAATAA
- a CDS encoding SH3 domain-containing protein, with protein sequence MQLKYFTTFIVLFILNTSLCFAVNVPIEMFDLSKYSQNAHYYISKSEDGYNKPLLTKSQQDKLLKKLISHSVGKDSPWSESFYKQYRQQNSLKEWLTNQINNINNSKLPDDEKIYKENFRLFTSHEYQNIIKNINFDDINNSNKYNNNNKAIITRTTIGYSAPYDKPLFLNFTLPGQGYPFSNINVSSLNIGEAVYIISTSKDKKWYLILSSSFCAWVKSNSISKISSSQVKVWKSSFIKSRLSIRRFETPVFNLDNEFIKNTYPGTILPVLANDKNYYRVLLPTQTKTNDLAFIDGKVIKHDATEIPILTTPRNFVKIIRETQGYPYGWGNQYFYNDCSSELRAIYQAFGIWLPRNSKGQLKAYNFINLDQKTPEERTKVLLTKSRPFLDFIYIKGHVMLYIGKTSNPYNPKQIVPATYQQVWGLKDKDNTKRSVIGESIFLPLLEKYPEDPSLESELKKQIFRVVQIS encoded by the coding sequence ATGCAGTTAAAATATTTTACAACTTTTATAGTATTGTTTATATTAAATACATCATTATGTTTTGCAGTAAATGTACCGATTGAGATGTTTGATTTATCTAAATATTCACAGAATGCTCATTATTATATCTCAAAATCTGAGGACGGTTATAATAAACCTTTATTAACTAAATCCCAACAAGATAAACTTCTTAAAAAATTAATCTCTCATTCAGTAGGAAAAGATTCTCCATGGTCAGAATCATTTTATAAACAATATAGGCAACAAAATAGCCTAAAAGAATGGCTTACTAATCAAATTAATAATATCAATAATAGTAAATTGCCTGATGATGAGAAAATTTATAAAGAAAACTTTAGACTTTTTACTAGCCATGAATATCAAAACATTATTAAAAATATAAATTTTGATGACATAAATAATTCAAATAAATATAACAATAATAATAAAGCTATAATTACAAGAACAACAATAGGATATTCTGCCCCTTATGATAAGCCATTATTTTTAAATTTTACACTTCCTGGACAGGGATACCCTTTTAGTAATATTAATGTTTCATCATTAAATATTGGTGAGGCTGTATATATTATCTCAACCTCAAAAGATAAAAAATGGTATTTGATCCTCAGTTCTTCTTTTTGTGCTTGGGTAAAATCAAACAGCATCTCCAAAATTTCAAGTAGTCAGGTAAAAGTTTGGAAAAGTTCTTTTATAAAAAGTAGACTTTCTATTAGACGTTTTGAGACACCAGTATTTAATCTAGATAATGAATTTATAAAAAATACATACCCTGGAACAATATTACCAGTACTAGCTAATGATAAAAATTACTATAGAGTATTGCTTCCTACTCAAACAAAAACAAATGATTTAGCTTTTATAGATGGAAAAGTAATCAAGCATGATGCTACAGAAATACCAATATTAACAACTCCTAGAAACTTCGTTAAAATAATTAGAGAGACTCAAGGTTATCCTTATGGCTGGGGTAATCAATATTTTTATAATGACTGCTCATCTGAATTAAGAGCTATATACCAAGCTTTTGGAATATGGCTACCAAGAAATTCTAAAGGTCAACTTAAAGCATACAATTTCATAAACCTTGACCAAAAAACTCCTGAAGAACGTACAAAAGTATTATTAACAAAATCACGACCATTTTTAGATTTCATATACATAAAAGGTCATGTCATGCTATATATAGGTAAAACTTCTAATCCCTATAATCCAAAACAAATAGTCCCTGCAACTTATCAGCAAGTTTGGGGATTAAAAGATAAAGATAATACTAAAAGATCTGTGATAGGTGAGTCAATTTTTTTACCATTATTGGAAAAATACCCTGAAGACCCTTCTTTAGAAAGTGAACTAAAAAAACAAATTTTTAGAGTTGTACAAATATCATAA
- the eda gene encoding bifunctional 4-hydroxy-2-oxoglutarate aldolase/2-dehydro-3-deoxy-phosphogluconate aldolase: MPTCELLKNNPLIPVVSADTIEQAKSILKKVREKKFNIVEFTLRTPNSLSIIEEVIKYNNDLIIGIGTITNIELFRKARFLEADFYVSPGSNNELLNFAREHNLKYLPGAITPFEIMTAMSYGFNTIKFFPAETFGGIKVLKNYNSVFPNVKFCATGGINSQNQQEYLDQENIIAIGSSSLILKEKTYVKR; the protein is encoded by the coding sequence ATGCCAACATGTGAGTTACTTAAAAATAATCCCCTAATACCAGTAGTTTCTGCAGACACTATTGAACAAGCGAAATCTATTTTAAAAAAAGTAAGAGAAAAAAAATTTAACATAGTTGAATTTACTCTTAGAACTCCTAACTCTTTAAGTATTATTGAAGAAGTAATTAAGTATAATAATGATTTGATTATAGGTATAGGGACTATAACAAATATAGAACTATTTAGAAAAGCAAGATTTCTTGAGGCTGACTTTTACGTTTCTCCTGGTAGTAATAATGAGTTGCTAAATTTTGCTCGTGAACACAATCTTAAGTATTTACCAGGTGCTATAACGCCTTTTGAAATTATGACGGCAATGAGCTATGGTTTTAATACAATTAAGTTTTTTCCAGCAGAAACATTTGGTGGCATTAAGGTTTTAAAAAATTATAACTCAGTATTCCCTAATGTAAAATTCTGTGCAACTGGAGGAATTAACTCCCAAAACCAACAAGAATATTTAGATCAAGAGAATATTATTGCAATAGGAAGTTCATCGTTAATATTAAAGGAGAAAACATATGTTAAGCGATAA